The following are encoded together in the Halopiger aswanensis genome:
- a CDS encoding NAD-dependent epimerase/dehydratase family protein yields MDSALVIGGTRFIGRHLVEELLEHEYDVTIFNRGNHENPFADDDRVDRIEGDRTNESALEAAAMTVDLDAVFDCVAYQPRDVRAATTIFDDCEAYVYISSGAAYGREDIPKREDETPLEPCTADQATDDSQETYGNRKAEGDRAVFAAAEEGVNAMAVRPPIVYGPHDYTERLDFWIDRVNTYDRVIVPGDGTNIWHRVYVEDVANALRIVAERGEPGEAYNVGDRRIVTLEEMVDQIADCLDTSVDVVHAGPRELEAADLSLDDYVLYRDYPHVLSTAKVADLGWDSTPLEEAMQRSVDDHLESDRDGSEHGPDRDAEERVLGILDTL; encoded by the coding sequence ATGGACAGCGCACTCGTCATCGGCGGCACGCGCTTTATCGGCCGCCACCTCGTCGAAGAGTTGCTCGAACACGAGTACGACGTGACGATCTTCAACCGCGGCAACCACGAGAACCCCTTCGCCGACGACGACCGCGTCGACCGCATCGAAGGCGACCGAACGAACGAGTCCGCGCTCGAGGCCGCCGCGATGACGGTCGATCTCGACGCCGTCTTCGACTGCGTCGCCTACCAGCCCCGCGACGTCCGCGCGGCGACCACGATCTTCGACGACTGCGAGGCCTACGTCTACATCTCGAGCGGGGCGGCCTACGGCCGCGAGGACATCCCGAAGCGGGAGGACGAAACGCCGCTCGAGCCCTGTACGGCCGACCAGGCGACCGACGACTCCCAAGAGACCTACGGAAACCGGAAGGCAGAGGGCGACCGCGCGGTCTTCGCGGCCGCCGAGGAGGGCGTCAACGCGATGGCCGTCCGCCCGCCGATCGTCTACGGCCCGCACGACTACACCGAGCGGCTGGACTTCTGGATCGACCGCGTGAACACCTACGACCGCGTTATCGTCCCCGGCGACGGGACGAACATCTGGCACCGCGTCTACGTCGAGGACGTCGCTAACGCGTTGCGGATCGTCGCCGAACGCGGCGAACCCGGCGAGGCCTACAACGTCGGCGACCGCCGCATCGTCACGCTCGAGGAGATGGTGGACCAGATCGCCGATTGCTTGGATACGTCCGTCGACGTCGTCCACGCCGGTCCGCGAGAACTCGAGGCCGCCGACCTCTCGCTCGACGACTACGTCCTCTACCGCGACTACCCCCACGTCCTCTCGACGGCCAAAGTCGCCGACCTTGGCTGGGACTCGACCCCGCTCGAGGAGGCGATGCAGCGGTCCGTCGACGATCATCTCGAGAGCGATCGCGACGGGAGCGAACACGGTCCGGATCGAGACGCCGAAGAGCGAGTGTTAGGAATTCTGGACACGCTGTAA
- a CDS encoding substrate-binding domain-containing protein — protein MADNDDRISVRVGSGISRRRVMQQLGAIAAVGGLAGCLQRNEGDEDSGNGGDSGSDSDGTAPSYQRVDLTPPPTELDFSRDPPERDITMVCHNAAISFWDPAIGGLHDAASQLGWNATFTGPSGGFSVEEQVNILENVVASEPDAIVTTVSDTEAYNSVIQDALDNDIAVLTFNTNSLREEGRQHMREEFGQALPFVGQDQYSSGYANGMALLDKLPDDASKVTIGLADPAHSGQAARASGAEDAIRQNSDIEITDRVNYTDDSNEGVSRIANHLAANPELDGMAGSDAYSWFIGQAAEEEGMAEDMVIGGFDLDQNTLDYIQQGVMNYTTGQDPYSQGYLPVHQAFAYLERGMPPKEIMTGAEIVDQETIDFALERRNWGELLDYHGV, from the coding sequence ATGGCAGACAATGACGATCGCATTAGCGTGAGAGTCGGGAGCGGCATCTCGCGTCGGCGGGTGATGCAACAGCTCGGTGCAATCGCGGCGGTCGGCGGGTTAGCCGGTTGCCTGCAACGGAACGAGGGTGACGAGGACAGCGGCAACGGCGGTGACTCCGGTTCCGACTCCGACGGCACCGCGCCTTCGTACCAGCGCGTCGATCTGACGCCACCGCCGACGGAGCTGGACTTCTCCCGCGATCCCCCCGAGCGGGACATTACGATGGTGTGTCACAACGCGGCGATCTCGTTCTGGGACCCTGCGATCGGCGGCCTGCACGACGCCGCCAGCCAGCTCGGCTGGAACGCGACCTTTACGGGGCCGTCCGGCGGTTTCAGCGTCGAGGAGCAGGTCAACATCCTCGAGAACGTCGTGGCGTCCGAGCCCGACGCCATCGTGACGACCGTAAGCGACACGGAGGCGTACAACAGCGTCATTCAGGACGCGCTGGACAACGACATCGCGGTCCTGACGTTTAACACCAACAGCCTCCGCGAGGAAGGCCGCCAGCACATGCGCGAGGAGTTCGGACAGGCCCTCCCGTTCGTCGGCCAGGACCAGTATTCGTCGGGCTACGCCAACGGAATGGCCCTGCTCGACAAGCTGCCGGACGACGCGAGCAAGGTGACGATCGGCCTGGCCGACCCCGCCCACAGCGGTCAGGCCGCCCGTGCGAGCGGTGCGGAGGACGCCATCCGGCAGAATTCGGACATCGAGATCACCGATCGGGTCAACTACACCGACGACTCCAACGAGGGCGTCTCCCGCATCGCGAATCACCTCGCGGCGAATCCCGAGTTGGACGGGATGGCCGGCAGCGACGCCTACTCGTGGTTCATCGGGCAGGCGGCCGAGGAAGAAGGCATGGCCGAGGACATGGTCATCGGCGGCTTCGACCTAGACCAGAACACGCTCGACTACATCCAGCAGGGCGTGATGAACTACACGACCGGCCAGGACCCCTACAGCCAGGGGTACCTCCCCGTTCACCAGGCCTTCGCCTACCTCGAGCGCGGCATGCCGCCCAAGGAGATCATGACCGGTGCGGAGATCGTCGATCAGGAGACGATCGACTTCGCGCTCGAACGGCGCAACTGGGGCGAACTGCTGGACTACCACGGCGTGTAA
- a CDS encoding GIY-YIG nuclease family protein: MGSIDGSDSDSSGGTYVLAIDVPRTTTIEVGALGDREFGAGAYAYVGSAFGPGGFARVDRHRELARGERDARHWHVDYLLGHSDTTLETVVTFPAADRECELAASLPGEPVEGFGASDCDCSAHLLTAPSLETVLEAAVDAGGVRDDGT, from the coding sequence ATGGGCAGTATCGACGGGAGTGATTCGGACAGTTCCGGCGGCACCTACGTCCTCGCGATCGACGTCCCGCGAACGACCACGATCGAGGTCGGCGCGCTCGGCGACCGCGAATTCGGTGCGGGCGCGTACGCCTACGTCGGTAGCGCGTTCGGTCCCGGCGGCTTCGCTCGCGTCGACCGCCACCGCGAACTCGCCCGCGGCGAGCGCGACGCCCGTCACTGGCACGTCGATTACCTGCTTGGTCACTCGGATACGACCCTCGAGACCGTCGTCACGTTCCCCGCGGCCGACCGGGAGTGTGAACTGGCCGCATCGCTGCCCGGCGAGCCGGTCGAGGGCTTCGGGGCCTCCGACTGCGACTGTTCAGCACATCTGCTCACCGCGCCGTCGCTCGAGACGGTGCTCGAGGCAGCGGTCGACGCGGGCGGCGTTCGAGACGACGGCACGTAG
- a CDS encoding ATP-binding cassette domain-containing protein, translated as MSDTDSILQTVELTKHFGNVVAVEGVDFSLREGEIMALVGDNGAGKSTFIKMLCGVHEPTSGEIRIDGEPIEFEDYSDAREMGIETVYQDLALAEQQTVAANVFLGQEPVRSDLLGRLLGVVDKQAMRDRARESLDRVQIPVDPDARVSDLSGGQQQAVAVARALQSDPDILILDEPTSALSIEGARNVLRVIDDLRNEGLSIILISHNIRQVLTLADRVSVLAQGRLMGVRDTDSATRDEIIALMMGAEDEDEIDEFELTSVDDSADEEGAAA; from the coding sequence ATGTCGGACACCGATTCGATACTTCAGACGGTCGAACTCACGAAACACTTCGGGAACGTCGTTGCGGTCGAGGGCGTCGACTTCTCGCTGCGCGAGGGCGAGATCATGGCGCTGGTCGGCGACAACGGCGCCGGGAAGTCGACGTTCATCAAGATGCTCTGTGGCGTCCACGAACCGACCAGCGGCGAGATCCGCATCGACGGCGAGCCGATCGAATTCGAGGATTACAGCGACGCCCGCGAGATGGGCATCGAGACGGTCTATCAGGACCTGGCGCTGGCCGAACAGCAGACGGTCGCGGCGAACGTGTTCCTCGGGCAGGAACCGGTTCGATCGGACCTCCTCGGCCGCCTCCTCGGGGTCGTCGACAAACAGGCGATGCGCGACCGCGCTCGAGAGAGTCTCGACCGCGTGCAGATCCCGGTCGATCCCGACGCGAGGGTGAGCGATCTCTCGGGCGGGCAGCAGCAGGCGGTCGCGGTCGCCCGCGCGTTGCAGTCCGATCCGGACATCCTCATCCTCGACGAACCGACCAGCGCACTCTCGATCGAAGGAGCGCGAAACGTTCTGCGCGTGATCGACGACCTGCGGAACGAGGGGCTGTCGATCATCCTCATCAGCCACAACATCCGGCAGGTCTTGACGCTCGCCGACCGGGTCTCGGTCCTCGCGCAGGGCCGACTGATGGGCGTCCGCGACACCGACTCGGCGACCCGCGACGAGATCATCGCGCTGATGATGGGCGCGGAGGACGAGGACGAGATCGACGAGTTCGAACTCACGTCCGTCGACGACTCCGCCGACGAGGAGGGGGCTGCAGCATGA
- a CDS encoding ABC transporter permease — MSGATPPATDGDAVSRETDSRLRRLLQRRQIGVLVGFLLLFGLIGATRPDLFFSWDSLSNIVSRLLRQAAPYVIIGIGMTYLMIGGEFDLSVGSMYGVAGLTFAMLLTDYRLTVPAALVAVLVIGAAVGLANGVVVTKVGIPSLITTIGMMSMLRGVAYMLTSGGSQQTPDDLALLELFGGSISVAGVEITYMVFWMFGLLIAFGLVLQKTRFGHHVYATGDDQSAADRSGIDTDRIKIANFVITGLVAAFAGVVAISYYGSMFGSAGRGFELLIIAAVVIGGTNLFGGEGSISGMFLGSLVIAVIPVLLVLNNMSVDIQETLTGAVIIGAVMVDIVLRD, encoded by the coding sequence ATGAGCGGCGCGACGCCACCGGCCACGGACGGGGACGCCGTCAGCCGCGAGACCGACTCGCGGCTCCGCCGGCTCCTGCAGCGGCGACAGATCGGCGTCCTGGTCGGGTTCCTCCTCCTGTTCGGCCTCATCGGCGCGACCCGACCGGACCTGTTCTTCTCGTGGGACAGCCTCAGCAACATCGTCTCGCGGTTGCTGCGCCAGGCCGCGCCGTACGTGATCATCGGTATCGGGATGACCTACCTGATGATCGGCGGCGAGTTCGACCTCTCGGTCGGCTCGATGTACGGCGTCGCCGGACTCACGTTCGCGATGTTGCTCACCGACTACCGACTGACGGTGCCGGCGGCGCTGGTGGCCGTCCTCGTCATCGGCGCGGCCGTCGGGCTGGCCAACGGCGTCGTCGTGACCAAGGTCGGCATCCCGTCGCTTATCACGACGATCGGGATGATGAGCATGCTCAGGGGCGTCGCCTACATGCTCACCTCCGGCGGCTCGCAGCAGACCCCGGACGATCTGGCCCTGCTCGAGCTGTTCGGCGGCTCGATCTCGGTTGCCGGTGTCGAGATCACCTACATGGTGTTCTGGATGTTCGGACTGCTGATCGCGTTCGGGCTCGTCCTCCAGAAGACTCGCTTCGGACACCACGTCTACGCGACCGGCGACGACCAGTCCGCCGCCGACCGGAGCGGTATCGACACCGACCGCATCAAGATCGCGAACTTCGTCATCACCGGGCTCGTCGCCGCCTTCGCCGGCGTCGTGGCGATCTCCTACTACGGCTCGATGTTCGGCTCCGCGGGTCGGGGCTTCGAACTGCTGATCATCGCCGCAGTCGTCATCGGCGGGACGAACCTGTTCGGCGGCGAGGGGAGCATCTCCGGGATGTTCCTCGGCTCGCTCGTGATCGCCGTCATCCCCGTTCTGCTGGTGCTGAATAACATGTCCGTCGACATCCAGGAGACGCTGACCGGCGCAGTGATCATCGGCGCCGTGATGGTCGACATCGTGCTCCGGGATTGA
- a CDS encoding RAD55 family ATPase codes for MTEQIRTDQREAVPFRCDHCHYPIPGEAKRADDGDGHFCSTACKDAAEDDSTMPEPDAYKRVVTGIEPLDSLLPNGIPADAFVLLSGDEGTRRSELLTELVWRALERGEPAVVVSYANPPTATLERFFQNGWNVLPALEDDRLTVIDCFTHRLEDRERFLETQTEWTNFVGEAAADALVEVEDPSDLAAVASRLQDVLDDLEMSETGLVTIDSLDELDSLLREESVHNFVKDVRATVCKGRFVPIVAGATTAGADPYPEAEYVFDGIVDLRLTDQLTANARLKQLGVRKLIGAQFLPQWVTYEYEPVRGLFAFGPSTDAREVYEDTGPVPMHERPQR; via the coding sequence ATGACCGAACAGATCCGGACCGACCAGCGCGAGGCCGTTCCGTTCCGCTGTGACCACTGCCACTATCCGATTCCCGGCGAGGCGAAACGCGCCGACGACGGTGACGGCCACTTCTGTTCGACGGCCTGCAAGGACGCCGCCGAAGACGACTCGACGATGCCCGAGCCCGATGCGTACAAACGGGTCGTCACCGGGATCGAACCGCTCGACTCCCTCCTGCCGAACGGCATTCCTGCGGACGCGTTCGTCCTCCTCTCGGGCGATGAAGGGACCCGCCGGAGCGAACTCCTCACTGAACTCGTCTGGCGCGCTCTCGAGCGAGGCGAACCCGCTGTCGTCGTCTCCTACGCGAACCCGCCGACGGCGACGCTCGAGCGGTTCTTCCAGAACGGGTGGAACGTCCTGCCGGCGCTCGAGGACGACCGACTGACCGTCATCGACTGTTTCACCCACCGGCTCGAGGATCGGGAGCGATTCCTCGAGACCCAAACCGAGTGGACGAACTTCGTCGGCGAGGCCGCGGCGGACGCGCTCGTCGAAGTCGAGGATCCGAGCGATCTGGCCGCGGTCGCAAGCAGGTTGCAGGACGTCCTCGACGACCTCGAGATGTCCGAGACGGGGCTCGTGACGATCGACTCGCTCGACGAACTCGACTCGCTGCTGCGGGAGGAGTCGGTCCACAACTTCGTCAAGGACGTTCGCGCGACCGTCTGTAAGGGCCGGTTCGTGCCGATCGTCGCCGGGGCGACGACCGCCGGGGCGGACCCGTACCCCGAGGCTGAGTACGTCTTCGACGGCATCGTCGACCTCCGGTTGACGGATCAGCTAACGGCGAACGCACGGCTCAAACAGCTCGGGGTCCGGAAACTGATCGGCGCGCAGTTCCTTCCCCAGTGGGTGACCTACGAGTACGAGCCAGTTCGCGGCCTGTTCGCGTTCGGACCGTCGACCGACGCACGCGAGGTCTACGAGGACACGGGACCGGTACCGATGCACGAGCGCCCGCAGCGATAA
- the gltB gene encoding glutamate synthase large subunit produces MSQPHGASSTERSAGLADPEDARSNCGVGVVMDLDGDRGHDVVADGLELLVNLEHRGTTGAEKDTGDGAGIMLQTPHTFFESVLETDLPDTYAVGSIFFPQDSAAREELVSLAEDTFATYDLEVLEWRDVPTNNEELGKTAVDSEPDVRQVVVAPEDDDLSQEDFDRRLYVARRALENAVEEADIENKERFYVVSLDSKTVVYKGLLKGEQVASYYPDLTDERIDSNFVMVHERFSTNTLGAWHLAHPYRNIIHNGEFNTIQGNINWMRARETDLESDVLEDLEAVKPIIDDPEQSDTASVDNALELLMQDGRDLAHALRMLVPEAWRGDEAMDEDRKDWYDFHASLVEPWDGPALVAATDGERVGAVLDRNGLRPCRYDVTTDNRLIMASEAGALETEPENIEERGRLQPGQLFLADPEEGRVIPDEEVFEDLTDERYGEWVEQEQVHLDDIKTTDDSAPQQEVSGLRDYQAAFGYTHDELDNLIEPMTQKGKDPVGSMGDDTPLSVLTEFNRPLFSYFKQLFAQVTNPPLDYIREELVTSMESRLGFQRNLLDESPEHARQLVLDSPILTDAELESIRDCSANDITAATIDITYEPESEELGADLEAAIERVREDVVDAIEDGHDVIVLSDRTVDEDRVAIPSLLATGGVHHHLVRNGLRNHVGLVVESADPRTVHHFATLVGYGAGAINPYLAYQTIEDITAGPDGADTERAIDAYVGAVEDGLLKIMAKMGISTVESYQGAQIFEAVGLDSDLVAEYFEGTENRTEGIGLAEIEEDLRERHAVAFGDDGEESDLQRHGEFEHRSGGIHHQWNPDTVGALQQAVRSNDYERYQEFAAKINDQQQNLQTLRGLLEFDTDRESIPLEEVEPIKDIVERFSTAAMSLGSLSPEAHENNSIAMNRLGGKSNSGEGGEPPERFGTEKECNVKQVASGRFGVTSTYLSNAEELQIKMAQGSKPGEGGHLPGSKVNEMIAHVRKSTPGVGLISPPPLHDIYSIEDLKQLIFDLKAANEDADINVKLVSEAGIGTVAAGVAKANADVVHISGHSGGTGASPKTSIKSAGLPWELGLAEANQMLCATGLRDRIRVSADGGMKTGRDVAVAALLGAEEYIFGTASLVTSGCVMARQCHKNTCPVGVATQREDLRKRFPGEPEHVINYMTFIAQELREIMAELGFRTLDEMIGQVDVLEQRDDVDHPKARNVDLSEVLADPGSEVRRKIREQDHELEDQIDRDLIEAAADAIEDQEPVNLEAEVTNVDRTVGAMLSNRITSRYGEPGLPEDTITVDLEGTAGQSFGAFLASGVSMHLNGSANDYVGKGLSGGKVAIRTPETAGYDPSENIAIGNVALYGATDGQLYVNGVAGERFAVRNSGAKAVVEGVGDHGCEYMTGGVVAVLGETGKNFAAGMSGGVAYVYDPDDEFKAKANTGMVSLHDDLEDKDEEMLRRLVENHVAYTGSERGERLLENWDAALENFVKVMPEAYHEAITEEGSDDVRDELPGAPEATVEAESANFAASDD; encoded by the coding sequence ATGTCACAGCCACACGGAGCGTCATCCACCGAGCGTTCAGCGGGGCTCGCCGACCCCGAGGACGCGCGGTCGAACTGCGGCGTCGGCGTCGTCATGGACCTCGACGGGGATCGGGGCCACGACGTCGTCGCCGACGGACTCGAACTACTCGTCAATCTCGAGCACCGCGGTACCACCGGGGCGGAGAAAGACACCGGCGACGGCGCCGGGATTATGCTGCAGACGCCGCACACCTTCTTCGAGAGCGTTCTCGAGACCGATCTGCCCGACACCTATGCTGTCGGCTCGATCTTCTTCCCGCAGGACAGCGCCGCCCGCGAGGAACTCGTCTCCCTCGCCGAGGACACCTTCGCGACCTACGATCTCGAAGTCCTCGAGTGGCGGGACGTCCCGACGAACAACGAGGAGCTGGGGAAGACGGCCGTCGACTCGGAACCGGACGTCCGGCAGGTCGTCGTCGCCCCCGAGGACGACGACCTCTCGCAGGAGGACTTCGACCGTCGGCTCTACGTCGCGCGACGCGCTCTCGAGAACGCCGTCGAGGAAGCGGATATCGAAAACAAGGAGCGGTTCTACGTCGTCTCGCTCGACTCGAAGACGGTAGTCTACAAGGGGCTGCTGAAGGGCGAACAGGTCGCCTCCTACTACCCCGATCTGACCGACGAGCGAATCGACTCGAACTTCGTGATGGTCCACGAGCGGTTCTCGACGAACACGCTCGGCGCCTGGCACCTCGCCCACCCCTACCGGAACATCATCCACAACGGCGAGTTCAACACCATTCAGGGCAACATCAACTGGATGCGCGCCCGCGAGACCGACCTCGAGAGCGACGTCTTGGAGGATCTCGAGGCGGTCAAGCCGATCATCGACGACCCCGAGCAATCGGACACGGCCAGCGTCGACAACGCCCTGGAACTGCTGATGCAGGACGGGCGCGACCTCGCCCACGCGCTGCGCATGCTCGTTCCCGAAGCCTGGCGCGGCGACGAGGCGATGGACGAGGACCGAAAGGACTGGTACGACTTCCACGCCTCGCTCGTCGAGCCGTGGGACGGCCCCGCGCTGGTCGCGGCGACCGACGGCGAACGCGTCGGCGCCGTCCTCGACCGCAACGGCCTGCGTCCCTGCCGGTACGACGTCACGACGGACAACCGGCTGATCATGGCCAGCGAGGCCGGCGCGCTCGAGACCGAACCCGAGAACATCGAGGAGCGCGGGCGCCTCCAGCCCGGCCAGCTGTTCCTCGCCGACCCCGAAGAGGGTCGCGTCATCCCCGACGAGGAGGTCTTCGAGGACCTCACCGACGAGCGCTACGGCGAGTGGGTCGAGCAGGAGCAGGTCCACCTCGACGACATCAAGACGACCGACGACAGCGCGCCCCAGCAAGAAGTATCGGGCCTGCGCGACTACCAGGCCGCCTTCGGCTACACCCACGACGAACTCGACAACCTGATCGAGCCGATGACCCAGAAGGGGAAGGACCCGGTCGGCTCGATGGGCGACGACACGCCGCTGTCGGTCCTGACCGAGTTCAACCGGCCGCTCTTTTCCTACTTCAAGCAGCTGTTCGCGCAGGTCACCAACCCGCCGCTGGACTACATCCGCGAGGAACTCGTCACCTCGATGGAGTCCCGGCTGGGCTTCCAGCGCAACCTGCTCGACGAGTCGCCCGAGCACGCCCGTCAACTCGTGCTCGACTCCCCCATCCTGACGGACGCCGAACTCGAGTCGATCCGCGACTGTTCGGCCAACGACATCACGGCCGCGACGATCGACATCACCTACGAGCCCGAAAGCGAGGAACTCGGCGCCGACCTCGAGGCCGCGATCGAGCGCGTCCGCGAAGACGTCGTCGACGCCATCGAGGACGGCCACGACGTGATCGTCCTCTCGGACCGCACCGTCGACGAGGATCGCGTCGCGATCCCGAGCCTGCTCGCGACCGGCGGCGTCCACCACCACCTCGTGCGTAACGGCCTGCGCAACCACGTCGGACTGGTCGTCGAGTCGGCCGACCCGCGCACGGTCCACCACTTCGCGACGCTCGTCGGCTACGGCGCCGGCGCGATCAACCCGTACCTCGCCTACCAGACCATCGAGGACATCACCGCCGGCCCGGACGGTGCCGACACTGAACGGGCGATCGACGCCTACGTCGGCGCGGTCGAGGACGGCCTCCTGAAGATCATGGCCAAGATGGGCATCTCGACGGTCGAGAGCTACCAGGGCGCCCAGATCTTCGAGGCCGTCGGCCTCGACTCGGACCTCGTCGCGGAGTACTTCGAGGGCACCGAGAACCGCACCGAAGGGATCGGCCTCGCCGAGATCGAGGAAGACCTCCGCGAGCGCCACGCGGTCGCGTTCGGCGACGACGGCGAGGAGTCGGACCTCCAGCGCCACGGCGAGTTCGAACACCGCTCGGGCGGCATCCACCACCAGTGGAACCCCGACACCGTCGGCGCGCTCCAGCAGGCGGTCCGCTCGAACGACTACGAGCGCTACCAGGAGTTCGCCGCGAAAATCAACGACCAGCAGCAGAACCTCCAGACCCTGCGGGGGCTGCTCGAGTTCGACACCGATCGCGAATCGATCCCGCTCGAAGAGGTCGAGCCGATCAAGGACATCGTCGAGCGGTTCTCGACCGCCGCGATGTCGCTCGGCAGCCTGTCGCCGGAAGCACACGAAAACAACTCCATCGCGATGAACCGGCTGGGCGGCAAGTCCAACTCGGGCGAGGGCGGCGAACCGCCCGAACGGTTCGGCACCGAGAAGGAGTGTAACGTCAAGCAAGTGGCCTCGGGCCGCTTCGGCGTCACCTCCACCTACCTCTCGAACGCCGAGGAACTGCAGATCAAGATGGCCCAGGGCTCCAAGCCCGGCGAGGGCGGCCACCTCCCCGGCTCGAAAGTCAACGAGATGATCGCCCACGTGCGCAAGTCCACGCCGGGCGTCGGCCTCATCTCGCCGCCGCCGCTGCACGACATCTACTCGATCGAGGACCTGAAGCAGCTGATCTTCGATCTCAAGGCGGCCAACGAGGACGCCGACATCAACGTGAAACTCGTGAGCGAGGCCGGCATCGGCACCGTCGCCGCCGGCGTCGCGAAGGCAAACGCCGACGTGGTCCACATCTCGGGCCACTCCGGCGGGACGGGCGCCTCGCCCAAGACCTCGATCAAGAGCGCCGGTCTCCCGTGGGAACTCGGCCTCGCGGAGGCCAACCAGATGCTCTGTGCGACCGGCCTGCGCGACCGCATCCGCGTCTCCGCGGACGGCGGAATGAAGACCGGCCGCGACGTGGCCGTCGCCGCGTTGCTGGGCGCCGAGGAGTACATCTTCGGGACCGCCTCGCTCGTCACCTCGGGCTGTGTCATGGCCCGGCAGTGCCACAAGAACACCTGTCCCGTCGGCGTCGCCACCCAGCGCGAGGACCTGCGCAAGCGGTTCCCCGGCGAGCCCGAGCACGTCATCAACTACATGACCTTCATCGCGCAGGAGCTGCGCGAGATCATGGCCGAGTTAGGGTTCCGGACGCTCGACGAGATGATCGGCCAGGTCGACGTCCTCGAGCAGCGCGACGACGTCGACCACCCGAAGGCCCGTAACGTCGACCTCTCGGAAGTGCTGGCCGATCCCGGCAGCGAGGTCCGACGGAAGATCCGCGAGCAGGACCACGAACTCGAGGACCAGATCGACCGCGACCTCATCGAGGCCGCGGCCGACGCGATCGAGGATCAGGAGCCGGTGAACCTCGAGGCGGAGGTTACGAACGTCGACCGCACCGTCGGCGCGATGCTCTCGAACCGCATCACCAGCCGCTACGGCGAGCCCGGCCTCCCCGAGGACACCATCACGGTCGACCTCGAGGGGACCGCCGGCCAGAGCTTCGGCGCGTTCCTCGCCAGCGGCGTCTCGATGCACTTGAACGGCAGCGCCAACGACTACGTCGGCAAGGGCCTCTCCGGCGGCAAAGTGGCGATTCGAACGCCCGAGACGGCGGGCTACGATCCGAGCGAGAACATCGCCATCGGCAACGTCGCGCTCTACGGCGCGACCGACGGCCAGCTGTACGTCAACGGCGTCGCGGGCGAGCGCTTCGCCGTCCGCAACTCCGGCGCGAAGGCCGTCGTCGAGGGCGTCGGCGACCACGGCTGCGAGTACATGACCGGGGGCGTCGTCGCCGTCCTCGGGGAAACGGGCAAGAACTTCGCGGCCGGCATGTCCGGCGGCGTCGCCTACGTCTACGACCCCGACGACGAGTTCAAGGCCAAGGCCAACACCGGCATGGTCTCGCTCCACGACGACCTCGAGGACAAAGACGAGGAGATGCTGCGTCGCCTCGTCGAGAACCACGTCGCCTACACCGGCTCCGAGCGGGGCGAACGCCTGCTCGAGAACTGGGACGCGGCCCTCGAGAACTTCGTGAAGGTCATGCCCGAAGCCTACCACGAGGCGATCACCGAGGAGGGCAGCGACGACGTCCGCGACGAACTGCCGGGTGCACCCGAGGCTACCGTCGAGGCCGAGTCGGCGAACTTCGCGGCGAGCGACGACTGA
- a CDS encoding SMP-30/gluconolactonase/LRE family protein, whose amino-acid sequence MTRYERVADTTAHTGEGPLWHPEEELLYWVDIPAGKLYQYDPETDEYELAYETGGEPLGGYTIEADGTLLLFTHGTVSRWEPGTDEAEAVAEIEDAETRFNDVIADPEGRVFCGTMPGDDELGDLYRLETDGTVTRVVENVDIPNGMGFTEDLETFYFTESEERVIYAYEYDRETGAISNRRPFVEVPSDDGVPDGMTVDDEGYVWSARWNGGRVVRYDSGGEPVGEIELPARKVSSVTFGGPDYEDLYLTTALAGGDRAAEGDGAGALFRVPDVGPGGVPEFRSRIGLE is encoded by the coding sequence ATGACACGATACGAACGCGTCGCGGACACGACGGCCCACACCGGCGAAGGGCCGCTGTGGCACCCCGAGGAGGAACTGCTCTACTGGGTCGATATCCCGGCCGGGAAACTCTATCAGTACGATCCCGAAACCGACGAGTACGAACTGGCCTACGAAACCGGCGGGGAACCACTCGGCGGCTACACGATCGAAGCGGACGGCACGCTTCTGCTGTTCACCCACGGCACCGTGAGTCGCTGGGAACCCGGCACCGACGAGGCGGAGGCGGTCGCCGAAATCGAGGACGCCGAGACGCGGTTCAACGACGTCATCGCCGACCCCGAGGGCCGCGTCTTCTGCGGCACGATGCCCGGCGACGACGAACTCGGCGACCTCTACCGCCTCGAGACCGACGGGACGGTGACCCGCGTCGTCGAGAACGTCGACATTCCCAACGGAATGGGCTTTACCGAGGACCTCGAGACGTTCTACTTCACCGAATCGGAGGAACGCGTGATCTACGCGTACGAGTACGACCGCGAGACGGGCGCGATTTCGAACCGGCGGCCGTTCGTCGAAGTGCCGAGCGACGACGGCGTACCGGACGGCATGACGGTCGACGACGAGGGCTACGTCTGGTCCGCCCGCTGGAACGGCGGTCGCGTCGTTCGCTACGATTCTGGGGGTGAACCGGTCGGCGAAATCGAACTCCCCGCGCGGAAGGTTTCCTCCGTCACCTTCGGCGGCCCCGACTACGAGGACCTCTATCTGACGACTGCACTCGCGGGCGGCGACCGAGCAGCCGAGGGCGACGGTGCAGGCGCGCTCTTCCGCGTCCCTGACGTCGGCCCCGGCGGCGTACCGGAGTTCCGCTCGCGGATCGGCCTCGAGTGA